In Syntrophorhabdaceae bacterium, the genomic stretch ACTCCACAAAAAGGTGGAGGCGATCCTGAGGAAAAGCGTCTTTCGACTCCCCGAAATCCTCAAGGGCCTCGTCAATAATGATGGGGGCGAGCGGCCCAATGATCCTTGTCAGCTCCGTTTGAAAAACAACAAAAAAATCTCCCTGCACGGTCGGTCTTGTTTTCACTGTCTCGGCCATGTCCTTTTCGGACGCCTTCTCCAAAAGCCCGTCCTGGACCATTTTGTACATGATTTGAGACGTCTCAAAGATATGTAATTTCAACCCCGCGGCAACCTCAGAAACCGCCCTGGTGCCGTCGCACAAGGCCAGAATGCTCCATTGTATGGCCTTAATGTGCTTCTCCTCGGAGCCGTCGCCCAAAGAAAGCCGGTAAACGGTGTTGGAAGAGGGGATTAATTCCCTGATCCTCTCCCATTCGTTCTCCCGACTTCTCCATATGGCGAGCAGTTGCTCGGTAGGCATGTATACAGTCTGTTCTTCCATCGCGGCTTGCCGATCGAACGAGGCAAACCCTGTATCCCATTCCATCATGGCAAGAATCGCTTCTTCTCCAGAGAAGGAACCAGTCTTGCCATGGACAATGCTACCCTCTTCTATATAAAGTTCACCCGCGTTGTCTCCCTTGATCGCCAGCATGCCGGATGAATTTTCATCCAGTAGAGGCTTTATGAGCTCGAAGAGTCTCTTCTTGGAGAGATCGCCAACAAAATCATTCGACATGAGGGTCTCCTTTTCTGTGATTCCATTCCGCTGAGCATCTTAAAAACACAATCATAATCAAGGTCTCGTCTCTCTCGAGGGTTCTCGCATCTGCAATACCTGAGCACTGTGGCGTCGAAGTTTGATTCCGTGTGAGCGGATTTCATACCGATGTTGACAAACAGTGCTGATGAAGGACACAAGCGTATAGGATGCAAATAGGATAATGTCTTCGCTATGCTCAACAAAGTTGTACCTAATAGAACTCAAATATAAACAAACCGAAGAAAAATACAAGTCTTTTTTGGAATTATTTCTGAAAAAAAGCTGCGGCTTTTCATGCCCTCGGCCAATTGTGCGAATGGCCGGTGGGAAGAGTTGCACATGAATGTGCCCCACCTCGCGCCGAAAAGAAAAAACCTTTTGGGCCACGCCTCTATCTATGACTTGGAATCAAGAATGATCGTGACAGGGCCTTCGTTGATAAGCGAAACGTCCATATGCGCCTGAAAAATGCCGCTCTCAACGCGGAGCGCTTTTTCACGCGCTTTCTCTACGAACAATTGAAAAAGCGCCCTCGCCTCTTCCGCTCCCATGGCCTGGGAAAATGATGGGCGTCTACCCTTCGAGCAATCGCCGTAAAGGGTAAATTGGGACACTAACAGGAGTTCTCCCCGGACGTCGAGGACGGAACTGTCGAACTTGCCATCTTCCCTCTCAAATATCCGCAAATGAACGATCTTGTCGACCATCCATGGGATGTCCACGGAGGTGTCTGCTTGAGCAATGCCGAGCAGAACAAGAAGCCCTGGCCCAATACTCGCGACGATCTTTCCCTTAACTTCTACACGCGCCTCTTTCACCCTCTGAATCACAGCCCGCACTTCCGACTCCCTCGTAAACACGTATAGCCTAACGTGAAGGGTCCTGCCTAAGCAGGACCCTTCCCTATTACACCGATTATTTCATGGCCTATCTCTTGCCCGTGGGCGCTATGCTTACGCCCGTGGCATTATACACTCAAACGTTTCTCACTGCTTTTCAGTCAATTCCTTTTCTTTTCTCGCTGCTTCAATGATTTTTTCTGCTATCTGTCCGGGAACTTCCTCGTAATGATCAAATTCCATGGTGAAGGTTCCCCTGCCGCCTGTCATTGATCTTAAGTCAGGTGCGTACCGCAGGATCTCCGCCATAGGCACAGTAGCCTTGACCACCTGGTTGTTTCCTCTGCTTTCAACACCTATAATCTTACCTCTGCGGGAGTTCATGTCACCCATGATATCACCCATGTTCTCATCGGGGACGATAACCTCTATTCTCATAATCGGTTCGAGCAGGACCGGTTTACACTGCTCAAGACCTTTTTTGAATCCCATGGATGCCGCGATTT encodes the following:
- the dtd gene encoding D-aminoacyl-tRNA deacylase, which encodes MRAVIQRVKEARVEVKGKIVASIGPGLLVLLGIAQADTSVDIPWMVDKIVHLRIFEREDGKFDSSVLDVRGELLLVSQFTLYGDCSKGRRPSFSQAMGAEEARALFQLFVEKAREKALRVESGIFQAHMDVSLINEGPVTIILDSKS
- a CDS encoding DUF4388 domain-containing protein, which gives rise to MSNDFVGDLSKKRLFELIKPLLDENSSGMLAIKGDNAGELYIEEGSIVHGKTGSFSGEEAILAMMEWDTGFASFDRQAAMEEQTVYMPTEQLLAIWRSRENEWERIRELIPSSNTVYRLSLGDGSEEKHIKAIQWSILALCDGTRAVSEVAAGLKLHIFETSQIMYKMVQDGLLEKASEKDMAETVKTRPTVQGDFFVVFQTELTRIIGPLAPIIIDEALEDFGESKDAFPQDRLHLFVESVGGQIADTSKRTSFVRLVMEPFVEELK